In Rosa chinensis cultivar Old Blush chromosome 1, RchiOBHm-V2, whole genome shotgun sequence, a genomic segment contains:
- the LOC112171384 gene encoding uncharacterized protein LOC112171384, whose product MHRSASWTRADEYYASSPSPSKGPSGLRMSVSFFQGSDSQLPIYDPPIAELAKKEKARVNFAENAVHVIPFVLLLCAFILWFFSNPDVDVRMKDPIAAKSIEGLTLEGEIENDSDGTQTGALPIVDLGLDTDPTKQTKYKR is encoded by the exons ATGCATAGATCCGCAAGCTGGACCAGGGCGGATGAGTACTATGCGTCGTCACCGTCGCCCTCAAAGGGCCCGTCGGGGCTGCGAATGTCGGTGTCATTCTTCCAAGGGAGTGATAGTCAGCTGCCGATTTATGATCCGCCCATAGCCGAGTTGGCCAAGAAGGAAAAGGCTCGCGTCAACTTTGCCGAGAATGCTGTCCATGTTATCCCCTTTGTGCTTCTTCTATGCGCTTTCATTCTTTGGTTTTTCTCTAATCCAG ATGTAGATGTGAGGATGAAGGATCCAATAGCAGCAAAAAGTATTGAAGGACTGACATTAGAGGGGGAGATTGAGAACGATAGCGATGGCACTCAAACAGGAGCTCTACCCATTGTCGATTTGGGACTAGACACCGATCCAACAAAGCAAACCAAATATAAAAGATAG
- the LOC112182955 gene encoding flavanone 3-dioxygenase 3 translates to MGDQDKSRSSSFPMEKTAQERGLPYVPECYVIPTSHRASLTPEVANVPTIDFGKLKQGADEERATVIQEIRTACRHLGFFKIINHGIHQSVLDRALAMALEFFELPGSEKAKFMSNDVHKPVRYGTSFKDGVDNIQFWRVFLKHYAHPLENWIDSWPNNPPSYRETMGEYCREVMKLSLEITSAITESLGLGPTYLTKKMENGMQVITVNGYPPCPRPEMALGLPPHSDYSCFTIVLQSFPGLEIMHVEDGKWKLIPQLESTALQVHVGDHFEVLSNGLYKSVVHRATLNSDRTRISIASLHSLGLDEKMKTAEELVNEEQPARYRESSFRDFLNFLSSNDIAEGTSFLNSLKLA, encoded by the exons ATGGGGGATCAAGACAAGAGCCGTTCGAGCTCATTTCCAATGGAGAAGACTGCACAAGAGAGGGGCTTGCCCTACGTGCCCGAGTGTTATGTGATTCCAACTTCACACCGTGCCAGCTTAACTCCAGAAGTTGCCAATGTACCCACCATCGATTTTGGTAAGCTCAAACAGGGTGCTGATGAAGAAAGAGCAACTGTAATCCAAGAAATTAGAACCGCCTGTCGTCATCTTGGATTCTTTAAA ATTATCAACCATGGAATCCATCAATCGGTGCTAGATAGGGCGCTGGCTATGGCTTTGGAGTTTTTCGAGTTGCCTGGTTCAGAGAAGGCAAAGTTCATGTCTAACGATGTTCACAAACCAGTGAGGTATGGGACAAGCTTCAAAGATGGAGTTGATAATATTCAATTCTGGAGGGTTTTCCTCAAACATTATGCTCACCCCTTAGAAAATTGGATCGATTCTTGGCCAAACAATCCACCAAGCTACAG GGAAACCATGGGAGAGTACTGCAGAGAAGTAATGAAACTGAGCTTGGAAATAACAAGTGCCATCACCGAGAGCCTAGGCCTAGGTCCAACCTACTTAACCAAGAAAATGGAAAACGGAATGCAAGTGATTACAGTCAATGGCTACCCACCGTGCCCCAGGCCAGAAATGGCGCTAGGGTTGCCGCCTCATTCGGACTACAGCTGCTTCACCATTGTGCTTCAGAGTTTCCCTGGACTGGAAATCATGCATGTTGAGGATGGAAAATGGAAACTAATCCCACAACTTGAGAGTACTGCTCTTCAAGTCCATGTGGGTGACCATTTTGAGGTACTAAGCAATGGGTTGTACAAGAGTGTTGTGCACAGGGCGACACTGAACAGCGACAGGACTAGAATCTCCATTGCTAGCTTACACAGTTTGGGACTCGATGAGAAGATGAAGACTGCCGAGGAGCTTGTGAATGAAGAACAGCCTGCGAGGTACAGGGAAAGTAGCTTCAGAGATTTTCTGAATTTTCTCTCAAGCAATGATATAGCAGAGGGGACCAGCTTCCTCAACTCACTCAAACTAGCATAA
- the LOC112193679 gene encoding peptide methionine sulfoxide reductase A1, with translation MLKTLATISTTSPLLSTTTTTSATTAKLSLSSPSFLLSLSKFRPKPTSPFPQTRRPISLHRPTMNILNRLGFGPKTPDPNSESAAIAQGPDDDVPAPGQQFAQFGAGCFWGVELAFQRVPGVTKTEVGYSQGLLHNPSYEDVCTGTTSHSEVVRVQYDPKDCSFETLLDLFWSRHDPTTLNRQGGDVGTQYRSGIYFYTPEQEQAAKESLEKHQKVVNRPIVTEILPAKKFYRAEEYHQQYLAKGGRFGFRQSTEKGCNDPIRCYG, from the exons ATGCTCAAAACCTTAGCCACCATCTCCACCACATCACCACTCCTctccaccaccacaaccacctcCGCCACCACGgcgaaactctctctctcctccccctccttcctcctctctctctccaaattcCGCCCCAAACCCACCTCCCCTTTCCCCCAAACCCGCCGCCCCATCTCCCTCCACAGGCCCACCATGAACATCCTCAACCGCCTCGGCTTCGGGCCCAAGACCCCCGACCCGAACTCCGAGTCCGCCGCCATCGCCCAGGGCCCCGACGACGACGTTCCGGCGCCGGGTCAGCAGTTCGCGCAGTTCGGAGCCGGGTGCTTCTGGGGGGTAGAATTGGCATTTCAGAGAGTCCCCGGCGTCACCAAAACGGAGGTCGGCTACTCTCAGGGGTTGCTCCACAATCCCAGCTATGAAGACGTGTGTACCGGGACGACGAGTCACTCTGAGGTCGTGAGGGTTCAGTATGACCCTAAAGACTGTAGCTTTGAGACTCTGCTTGATCTCTTTTGGTCCAGGCATGATCCCACGACGCTCAATCGCCAG GGCGGTGATGTGGGTACGCAGTACAGATCCGGAATCTACTTCTACACACCTGAGCAAGAGCAAGCAGCAAAAGAATCTCTCGAGAAACACCAGAAGGTCGTGAACCGACCAATTGTTACAGAAATTCTTCCTGCCAAGAAGTTCTACCGAGCAGAGGAGTACCACCAGCAGTACCTTGCCAAAGGGGGCCGCTTTGGATTTAGGCAATCTACTGAGAAGGGATGCAATGATCCAATCCGATGCTATGGCTAA
- the LOC112181865 gene encoding mavicyanin yields MAKLLLVCGLVVLGFALTCYAATTYTVGGNSGWDISTDLPTWASDKKFVVGDVLWFQYSSSNSVNQVTKENFEGCNTTNVVKSYTGGNTTVTLTRPGEWYFVSGNKLYCLGGMKLQVPVQGNQLSYAPARAPQSSTGSDQGPNSLPNDPSSKNNTPTSAGLSIHGGSDNVLVLIVFGTLAAMLWM; encoded by the exons ATGGCAAAGCTTCTTCTGGTTTGTGGTCTTGTAGTTCTTGGATTTGCACTAACATGCTATGCTGCCACAACCTACACGGTGGGTGGTAACTCTGGCTGGGACATAAGCACTGATCTCCCTACATGGGCCTCAGACAAGAAGTTCGTCGTCGGCGATGTTTTAT GGTTCCAGTATTCATCATCAAACAGTGTCAATCAAGTGACCAAAGAAAACTTCGAGGGCTGCAACACGACCAATGTAGTGAAGTCATATACCGGAGGGAACACAACGGTCACATTGACAAGACCTGGTGAGTGGTATTTTGTGAGTGGTAACAAGCTCTATTGCTTGGGAGGGATGAAGCTTCAAGTACCCGTGCAAGGTAACCAACTATCTTATGCGCCGGCCAGGGCACCGCAGTCGTCAACCGGTTCGGACCAAGGGCCAAACTCTCTTCCAAACGACCCTTCTTCTAAGAACAACACTCCCACTTCAGCTGGGCTCAGCATCCATGGTGGTTCTGATAATGTTCTTGTCTTGATTGTTTTCGGTACTTTAGCTGCCATGCTATGGATGTGA